AAATTCAAAGCTCTGCACAGACGCATCCCTGAAGCCAGACGTATTCTAACTGGTTGGGCTTCCCTCCAGGGCAGCAGACACTGTATGCGCGCCAGCTGCGGGATCCAGCggccccttctcagcctccctgtCACTCTCCCAGCTGCCCAGAGTGTGCCAGTCCGACCAAAGCACCACCCTCCGGCCTTCGCACCTACCCTGGTTTGATCCCTCCACCTACACACAGGGTCCCACCATCACGCCTAGTGCAACTCCCGACACCCGACCTGCGGGAGGCCAGCAGAATGTCTCCAAGGCCCCTACCGTCCCTGTGGGCTCCCGCACGATAGCTGCATGGCCGCACAGCGATGCAGGGGAGGGCACTGCCCCCTCCACGACCAACTCTGTAGCAGGTCACAGCAACTCCAGCGTTTTCCCCAGGGCTGCCAGCACCACCAGGACCCAGCAGCGAGGAGAACATGCCCCCGGCCTTGTCCTTGAGCCTGACATCTCAGCTGCCTCCACCCCACTGGCCAGCAAGCACCCAGGCCCCTTCCCTACCTCGTGGAACCACATACGCTCACCTCAGCCTGGCCAGAGGACACAGGCCACCCCCCAGGTCCCCAACCCGACTCCTTCCGAGGGTGAGATTCCAGTCGTCCTGCTGGATGACTACAGTGAGGAGGAGGGGACGAAGGAGGAGGTGGGAGCGGCTTTCCAGGACGTCTCCTGTGATTACCACCCCTGCAAGCACTTGCAGACCCCGTGTGCAGAGCTGCAGAGGCGCTCGCGGTGCCGGTGCCCCGGCCTCAGCGGGGAAGACACCATCCCAGACCCGCCCAGGCTGCAGGGGGTGACGGAGACCACGGACACGTCGGCACTGGTCCACTGGTGTGCCCCCAACTCGGTGGTGCACGGGTACCAGATCCGCTACTCTGCGGAGGGCTGGACAGGGAACCAGTCGGTGGTGGGGGTCATCTACGCCACGGCACGGCAGCACCCTCTGTACGGGCTGTCGCCAGGCACCACCTATCGCGTGTGCGTGCTGGCGGCCAACAGGGCGGGCCTGAGCCAGCCGCGGTCCTCGGGCTGGGGGAGCGCGTGCGCCTCCttcaccaccaagcccagcttcgTGCTTCTGCTAGCGGGGCTGTGCGCTACCAGCGGCCTGCTGCTCGTCAGCACCCTGGTGCTGTCCGCGTGTCTCTGCAGGCGGGGCCCGACGCTCCACCTGCAGCGCTGCGACACACACTTGCTGGCCTATAAAAACCCGGCCTTTGACTACCCGCTGGGGCTCCAGACGGTCAGTTAGGCCAGCTTCGGGGCTAAGGCCTCCAATCGAACTGGATCTGAGCGCAGAAAGGAAGATACAGCGTCAAAAACGACCGCATCCACTCCTAGGGTTTCTAATTCCCGTGAAGCTAGGATGCCTTGGGCACACATGAACTTGCCACATTGAGTTTCTCAGTCCAAGGAACAAATgccctcccttccttctgcttcACTCTCTGTTCCCAGAAACCTGATGGTAGATGCCAGATCACTCCCACTGCCGCCGGGCCTTCTTGTGTGTTGTTTCATTTGGGGTTTTCAGCAGTCAGTGCCCCTCTACCCAGTACAATAGTGTATGGAAGGAGGAAGGGATGAAACAGGGAAATTGCATAACCCAGCCTCCTCGGCCATGTTAGAAATCACACCCTCACGTCTTTCCAGCGGAAGCTCCTTCATGATCAAGCTCTGGCTGAGGCATAATGAGCTCTGTTAATTCAAGAAATCTATTCCAGTGGATTTCCTGTTCCAGTTCCAGTTCCTGAGAGCCGGGATAAGGGGGAGAGCTAGTGGTTGCTTCGTAAGGCCTTCTGGGTTTATTAGTTCCATTTCAGGACATGGCAAGAACACGTATTTCCATCTGTACAGTTAAAACCAGTTTTCTGGCAACATTTGTCAAACATAGAGAACGGCTGTTCTTTAAAATCAGTGTTTACTGCATTCCACCTAAGACTAAATGGACAAATGAACTATAAATTCATCTTTTAGGAAGCATAAACTTTTGgaaatcttttttcttaattagagGGAAGAAGTGAGCAAAAGAGAACCCGAGGCACTAGCTAGAAGCCAAAGAGTTTCTTTAACATAATCACATCAAACAATGCTTCAATAATATGTGTCTTCATGTGGGATGCATCCACTCTATCCTCTACTTTTTCACATTTATACAAactcgggggaaaaaaaatggtttctgtgaaattataattttttttttttttttttttgagacggagtttcgctcttgttacccaggctggagtgcaatggcgcgatctcggctcaccgcaacctccgcctcctgggttcaggcaattctcctgtctcagcctcctgagtagctgggattacaggcacgtgccaccatgcccagctaattttttgtatttttagtagagacggggtttcaccatgttgaccaggatggtcttgatctctcgacctcgtgatccacccgcctcggcctcccaaagtgctgggattacaggcttgagccaccacgcccggccgtgaAATTATAATTAAAGCCATATTTCTAGATTTTAATTTTCAACATCAGCATTTATTAATTTCCTGCAGCTGCTttaacaagttaccacaaactggtaaaactgttttaaaacaacagaaatttattttcctattgttcagaccagaaatccaaaatcaaagtaTCAGTGGGGATTTTCCCTCTTCTCCTGGCTTTAGACGGTCGGCAGCAATGCTCGGTAGTCCTTAGCTTGCAGACATCATTCCAATCTATCCCTCCATCATCTCAcacattctctgtctctctgttcacGTTTCCTTTTTCTTATCAAAAAAAACTAGTTATTGGGTTAAGGCCCACTATAATCCAGTATGACCTTGTCCTAATTTGATTGCATCTaaaaagatcctatttccaaatacggTCACATGTACAGTACTGGCAGTTTGAACTTGAACATACCTTTcttgggagacacaattcaacccacaatAGCATTTACTTCTactgtaagaagaaaataaatcaagtttGGATCCCATGTATCTTTTGTTTCCAAACCAAGCTGCAGAAGCTAACACGGAATTGCACTATATATTTCCAGTGTGTGAAGTTCTGAAAGAGCTTCCCCAAACTGTAGGCTAGATCCCTAGTTTCATCACAAATATAACCAAGAGAATTGGACTAAATGATTTCAAAGATCTCAACCAGCTGTTGCGCAAAGCtatgatgttagttgtgggtttgttaaaaaaaaaaaaaaaatacacaccaaaaaaacaaaactgcaaagcaaggttggtgtgcacctgtaatcccagctacttgggaagctgaggtgaaaggattgcttgggctcaggaatGAAGCCCCAACGCAAACACATTGCAAAAGCCAAAAATCTAATTACTACAGACATGTAATTAAATAACACTGATGTTTATTTGTAAGCTTACTATCAAGATTAAGTCTATTCTGTGAAGACACTGCAAtgaattttcatcatttttgagtCTATATGCAAGTATATATTCAGACATATCTAATataatttcaatgttttataAACTGGCAGAATTGATGTTTCATAACAATTCAGTATCCAAAAGCCTGAGGAGACTTGGACCATTTTCCTTAGGTTGAAGTGGACAAAGTTTATTAACCAGAGCCAGATTGAGACGTTAATAATAAAGAGATTATGGGTCCAAACCCTAAGTCACTCCAAATGGCATCAACACTAAACCATAAATAAGCATAACAAGGTGCAAAGTTCAAAATTTTCCCATAACTACTTCAAGTCCtccctttttaaaacattattcttaCGTGGTTTACCCGTCACTAATGCAGAGACTCACTCAGTGTGCGTCTTGGGTAGTTCCGCAGTAGGAAGTCCACCTCCAGCCTTACTGCTAACAATAATGCTATTCTCCAGAGAGCGAGAATAGCCAGCTACATGCCCCACTTGTCTGCCTTTTCAACCCCCTCCATCTGATTCAATGGCAGGCAGTGTCCCTGGCTGCAGGCTTCGGTATGCTCCAAGCAAGCACAGCTCAGCTGCTGGTCTGAGAACAAAGAAGCCAGGACCAGCAAGCCACAGAGGGACACTGGTGCAGAATGCCTGGCCAAGAGGGGTGTTTTACTTACAGCCTCCCATTCAAATTTAATGCAGTAACAGGCTGAGAATGGATAACCTCACTGCAGGATTCCATAATAGACTTGGATTAAAACCAGGGACAATGGGCAGCAGTAGGCCTGTACTCTTAAGCAGCAGCAACCGGTTACCACTGGACATGGtctttttctccccttccccaTATCCCACATTCTCCTAAACATGAAGTGTAGCAAGAATGTCTTTCGAAGTCAGATGGTCAGagtaattatttttacaatttaagtGTAAGCGATGTACATAAACGGACTTTGTGAATCGGAAAACTTATGTAACAGCAAAACAGAAGTATGTTATATGGAACAATCCGAGTTGaaggtacaattttttttttttttttgcagctctTTTATTCCTTTAACTTCTTAACAAAAGATTCTCCAAAGTTTAAAAAACCTTTGAAAAATATACAGCTTgatattatttacataatatatgaGTACAGGTTCCAGTATCAAACAAACATTGCTATGTCAGAAACACAGTGGAAGGCAGGATGTAACTCACTGCCTTTTAGATGCAACATATTCTCCTATCTCAACTACCTGTGTTGCCTATTTTCCTGATACTTAAATTATTAGGCACCTGAGATTTTGGAAGACTACTGAAAATGAATTTCATACCTTCTATTCTGTTTGATATCTTAAAAACCTActgctttttaaatctcttttataaCTTTACTTAATTCACAACTAACTTCACTTTCATTATACCAAATGATCAGGAGTTAACTACATGAAAACTGTTAATGTATACACAGAtctaaaaatcaaacacaaaaatgTATTGACCAGTTGTGTAGGACATATATTTGAACCCCAAGACATTTCCTAGTATTTTGTGAGCAATCCAAATTTCACTTAGAAGAGAGGTGTCAACTCTGTCCATGCTATGGACtatgtttttaaagaacatataaaaaacactgatggctggatgcagtggctcacgcctgtaatcccagcactttgggaggccgaggtgggcatatcacccaaggtcgggagtttgagaccagcctgaccaacatggagaaatcccatatctactaaaaatacaaaattagccaggaatggtggtgcatgtttgtaatcccagctacttgggaggctgagggaggagaatcgcttgaacccgggaggcagaggttgcagtgagctgagatcgcaccattgcactccagcctgggcaacaagaatgaaactccaactcaaaagaaaaaaaaatagacaataattGATCTCTTATAAATTAATCAAGAAACCTGagattaaaaattctaaattatagttttatttatatttaaaaatacattggaaATTCTGCATATGACCATGATCAAAGCTTATTTTCAATGCACATTACTTAAATTTTGAAGACATGGTTGGTTCTGACAA
This is a stretch of genomic DNA from Saimiri boliviensis isolate mSaiBol1 chromosome 9, mSaiBol1.pri, whole genome shotgun sequence. It encodes these proteins:
- the LRRN4 gene encoding leucine-rich repeat neuronal protein 4 isoform X1 gives rise to the protein MRQALLLLVVVLRPSWAGPPQERVPLFRVTQQGPRGSSGSNATDSPCEGLPVAETTALSLANRSLERLPGCLPRTLRRLDASHNLLRALSASELRHLEQLQVLAVRHNRIAALRWGPGGPAGLRTLDLSCNQLAALPPCAGPALSSLRALALAGNPLQALQPRTFACFPALQLLNLSFTALGRGPQGGIAEAAFAGEDGAPLATLEVLDLSGTFLERVESGWLRDLPKLTSLHLRKMPRLMTLEGDIFKTTPNLQQLDCQDSPALASVATHMFQDTPHLQVLLFQNCNLSSFPPWTLDSSQVLTVNLFGNPLTCSCDLSWLLMDAKRTVLSRAADTVCAPAAGSSGPFSASLSLSQLPRVCQSDQSTTLRPSHLPWFDPSTYTQGPTITPSATPDTRPAGGQQNVSKAPTVPVGSRTIAAWPHSDAGEGTAPSTTNSVAGHSNSSVFPRAASTTRTQQRGEHAPGLVLEPDISAASTPLASKHPGPFPTSWNHIRSPQPGQRTQATPQVPNPTPSEGEIPVVLLDDYSEEEGTKEEVGAAFQDVSCDYHPCKHLQTPCAELQRRSRCRCPGLSGEDTIPDPPRLQGVTETTDTSALVHWCAPNSVVHGYQIRYSAEGWTGNQSVVGVIYATARQHPLYGLSPGTTYRVCVLAANRAGLSQPRSSGWGSACASFTTKPSFVLLLAGLCATSGLLLVSTLVLSACLCRRGPTLHLQRCDTHLLAYKNPAFDYPLGLQTVS